In Cyanobacteria bacterium GSL.Bin1, a single genomic region encodes these proteins:
- a CDS encoding transposase, translating into MLVLEYKIRAKQKQLSAIDEAIRTMQFVRNKCLRYW; encoded by the coding sequence ATGTTGGTTTTAGAGTACAAAATTAGAGCCAAGCAAAAGCAGTTGTCTGCCATAGATGAGGCGATCCGTACCATGCAATTTGTGCGGAACAAGTGCCTTCGCTATTGGG